One Callithrix jacchus isolate 240 chromosome 4, calJac240_pri, whole genome shotgun sequence genomic window, TCAAACAACTAATCAGGAGCAGAACTGGCACCAAACACCTCTCTTCTGTTGTTCCCTGCTGCTTTTCCAGTttggacagtgtgtgtgtgtggtggcgggGGGTGTGAATGAGGGAGGAAAGTATGTTTGAACCGAGCCTTGAAGGAAATCATGTCCGAGTTTAGAGGCCAACACACCTTGGCAAAAGCATTGTCAGACATTCTCTGACTGTTCCCCAGACCCACCCTGTTATCCATTTTGTCTGCCTCCCTGGGCGCCTCGCCCTGCTGGTGTGTAATAGGGTGAGTTGTCAGTTGTGCATGTTACTGGGTATTTCACATACTCTTGgccttgtatttgtttttgaagCCTACCCGCAAGGCCACATCAAAGTGGCTGACTGTAAACAAGCAGGGCAGGCAAGTTGGAGTGAGGATTCTTTATACAAGGAAGAAGCTTGCTGGTTAAGAAACAGTGGAGCATAGCTGTGAACATGACACTGTTAAAGCGACAGGAACAGGGCACAGCTGTGGTTCGTCGCATGTGTTCCATGCATGCACTTCTGTTAGATCATTAGGGCTCTTAGCTTAAGACCTGGTATGTAGGAAGTGCTCAATATTGGTTCAGTGCTGTATTtgctgctttttgaaaagatacaGAATTTTTCCTCTTAATCTACCTTTCTTTAAtgtgaaaatacttttctttctttttttttttttgagatggagtttcgctgtatagtccaggctggagtacagtggcgcgatcttggttcactgcaacctctgcctcccaggtccctgttgaagcagttctcctacctcagcctcccgagtaggtgggattacaggcacgagccaccatacccagctaatttttgtattttttagtagagacagggtttcaccatgttgtccagtctggtcttgaactcctgacctcatgatctgcctgccttggcctcccgaagagctgggattacaggcatgagccactgcgcccagctgtgaaaatacttttcaaataaataccAAGTCTCTCAGCATTTACACTTGGAATATTGTGAATGCAAAGATTAGTTAGGTCTTCCTTTGATCTAATTTGATTTCATTATTCTTGGGTTAGTAAAATTTGGTTACTGTGGTTACATTTCAGTGATGTTCACTTCAAGGCTCTTCATATGAAGGATCAAGATTAAAAACAACTAAACTTAATAATTGACCAGTTAACATTTTAAACGACTCTAAAGGTCACACTCTAGGTGACTGGTTAATTTACTCAGTTTCAAACCACTCTTCTACTTCTTCTTGGTGTGCTTCAGTACATTCAAGTCTTTCTGTCCAGGATGACAGctctctttttcccttctgcTCCTCTTGTCATGTGTGGGTTTGGTGAGCCAGTGTCTTTAATGCGACTTTATTCAATACTGGAGTTGTACAAAGCTGGGGCCCAGTGGTTCCAGGAACACTAAGATGAGTGAGAGGTTTCCTCTCCTGAGTCGTCAGCTGGTGGGGATCCATGATGGGGCAATCTGGTAAAATTGGTGTGTGGAGAGGTGAGCCTTGAAGGATCAGAGTGGGGAGGAAGTTGACTAGATGCCTGGTGCTGTTTTCAGCACTTCATGCATATAGTTTTTTTCGTTTCATTCTTCTGAACCATTTAAGGTACATTCTGttgttttctgcattttataCAGAAGAAACTGACAcaaagagaagttaagtaacttatccAAGAGCACTCAGCTCATAAATGATCCTGCCTGGATTCTAACTCAGGCGGTCTGGTTGCGGAGTCTGAACTGTGAATGGCTCAATGGGATTTGGTCAAATGAAGATTAAGGGGAAGCCACGGTGATCAAATATTAACATGGAGGTAGACAAATTAGTTTAGGGCCATTTTGCTGAGGCTCTGGAATCCCATACCTGAAGGGGGGATAATTGTAATACATGACAGAACTAATATTTGTACAGGTTTTATGGGTCCACATTACCACCACCTCTGCTGATTGATTTGGTGGAATGTTGTGTCTGTGGTTCAGTGTGCAGGATAAGGTTGGGAAGGTTGTTAAGTAGAGGAGTCCCATGGTTTGTTCCCTCtcctctatgtttttttttttttttgagacagagtcttgctctgtctacaggcgccaggctggagtgcagtggcgcaagtctcggctcactgcaacctccgcctcccgcgttcaagcagttcacctgcctcagcctcccgagtagctgggactacaggcatgcgccaccacgcccagctaatttttttgtatttttagtagaggtggggtttcactgtattggccaggatggtctcgatctcttgacctagtgatctgcccgtctcggcttcccaaagtgccgggattacaggcatgagccaccacgcccagcctgtctTTAAGCTGTCCTGAGGTTTTGGCCTGCATTCCCTGTTCATGGTTAAGGCTTAGCCTCTGCTGCTTCTGTACCCTGCCCATGCTCTTTCCCTGCCCTACTCTTTCCAGAGAATAACTTTCCCCAGTTATTCTCTGGAAAGTTTCCTGGAATCTCCCTGTTTTTGCCTTTTCACCTCACTGTCCACCTCTAACCTGCCCTCCAGCATCCCGCTGGAGCTGTTCTCCCTGAGGAGACAGTACCTGGCTCACTGCTTATTTTGACTGGGACTTTTCAGACTTATCGCATCCAGTTTGTTCTCAACCAGGGGTGATTTTTGCCCCCTGGGGGCTACCTGTCAGTGCCTAGAGACATTGAGAGGGGCTGGCCTCTACTGGATAGACAATGAAGTTGCTGCTAGACATATTATAGGATGGCCATTTTGCAGTTctgcattctttttgtttgtttgtctgtttgttttgaaaggaagtctcgctgtgtcacccaggttggagtgctatAGCACAATCTTGAACTCagtacaacctccatctcctgattcaggtgattctcccacctcagcctccaagtagctgggattacaggtgtgcaccactacacccagctaagttttgtatttttagtagagaagggctttcaccatgttggccagactgatattgaactcctgttCTCGTGatcccgcctgccttggcctctcaaaatgctggtattacaggcgtgacctACCATGCCCGGTCACAGTTCTCCATTCCTAAAACTGTCCTCTGACTGCCTGCGCATAATTCTCTCCTGACTTGTTTTTCAGTAAATTCTCAGTTCATTTCTTACCAGTCTCTAGGGGGATCTTCTCCTCCAGCCTTGGTTCCAATCCGTGCATCCCAGGATTCTTTCCCTGGCCTCTGGTCTCTGCCCACTCCTCACATTCCTCTTGGGCATCTCATTAGTCCTAGGGATTTAACTTTCATCTCTGGGTGAATGACCCCACATCTGTATTCACAGCTCTAGCTCGCTTGAGCTACAGTAAAATTCATATCTTCTCCACCTCAGTGGTGCACAGGCACTTCCAACTCAGTGGTTCCTAAATAGAGCAGCCAAAAGTcttccatcctccctgcccctctcccacATTGCTGTCCATcagcatggacacacacacacacacacacacacacacacacactagtgcGCACGCACTCTCCCTCTCTCATCACAGTCAACTAACGACAAGAACAGCAGCAACATTAATGATCctttatgtgccaggtactgtgctaaactctttataagcattttttatttaatcttcaaaaaatGTCTACAGGGTAGCTACTATAATCATGCCCATTTGTGGTTGAGAAAATTGAGGGTTAAACAGATGAAATAACCAGTTCACTTTTACATAGCTAGTGTCGCATGGAACTGGGACTTAACACATACATgtcctttttttcctaatttaaaacagattttattttttagaacagatTTAAGTTCACAGAAAAACTGGAAGTATAGAGTGTTCTCATACACCTCCtaccctcctccagcctcccccaCTATGAACGCAAAATGGTACATATGTTACAGTCGATGAACCTGCATTGACACATCGTTGTCAATTCTGTAGTTGACATTAGGGTTCCCTTTGGGTGTTATAGATcctatggattttgacaaatgtgtaacggcatgtatctaccattatagtatcataagAATGGGTTTGGTGCCCTAAAAATCATCTGTGCTTCACCTGTTCATCCCCCACACCCCATGGCaatcacttgtttttttttttttttgtttgtttgtttgtttttaactggcTCTATCATGTCTTtttgacattttagaaataaattctaaGCTCAGATGTTCAGTTATCATTGAATAGCTATAAGGAATCAGTAGAGTTCCCATATCCATGAATCATGTTTAATTCTTAAGAATTGGGTTAGTGGATTCTAGTTTCTGTCACCATGTTTTCTGTCCTTTCTGGGAACACGCTTGGTTATTTGCACTGTGTGGGGGGGGACATGTACTTAAGATAGAGTACAAATATGTTGTTGTCCCACTTCCTGTCCTGCTAGCTTTGGAAGAATTCTGGTTTTTTCCTTCACAGCCTGGCTTTGTAATTCTGTATAGACCAACAATTAGTTTGATCCAATATCCCTGCCATTAGCTGTCAGACCACCTTTGAAGAGAACGGGGCATGAGGCCCCGACTATGTTCCAGCTTCTTTCTGGCATTCAGAACAACCTAAAGCTTTTGATGAAGGACTTTGAAGGCCCTTTTTAGAGATTCCACCAGGACTGATTGGTTAAGTACCTTCATCATATTGTTCCCTGGTTCACTGGAGTGGTTCATCTTTAAAGGAACCCAGGAACTGCCTTTCATTATATCCATGTCTTAGAAAAACCTCATACCATACTGATGCAAGTACAGTTGAGAGTATCTAATCCAGACATCTGAAATCtgctatctctctctcttcctcccccagAAGCCCCATGTGCCACTCCCCTGATCtgcagctttgggaggccagtggacCTGGAGAAGGATGACTACCAGAAGGTGGTGTGCAACAATGAGCACTGCCCCTGCAGCACCTGGATGCACCTGCAGTGCTTCTATGAGTGGGAGAGCAGCATCCTCGTTCAGTTCAACTGCATCGGCCGTGCACGCAGCTGGAACGAGAAGCAGTGCCGCCAGAACATGTGGACAAAGAAGGGCTATGACCTGGCCTTCCGCTTCTGCTCCTGTCGCTGTGGCCAGGGCCATTTGAAGAAGGACACAGACTGGTACCAGGTGAAGCGGATGCAAGACGAGAAAAAGAAGAAGTCTGGCTCTGAGAAGAACACAGGGCGGCCTCCTGGTGAGGCAGCGGAGGAGGCAAAAAAGTGCAGGCCCCCAAATAAGCCCCAGAAAGGGCTGAGCCATGACCTCCCCCGCCGGCATTCCATGGACCGGCAGAACTCCCAGGAGAAGGCAGTGGGTGCCTCGGCCTATGGTGCCCGCTCCCCCGGTGGTTCCCCAGGCCAGTCACCACCCACAGGCTACTCCATCCTCTCTCCTGCCCACTTCAGCGGCCCCCGCTCCTCCAGATACCTCGGGGAGTTCTTAAAGAACGCCATCCATCTGGAGCCTCACAAGAAGGCCATGGCTGGGGGCCATGTGTTCAGAAATGCCCACTTTGATTACAGCCCCTCGGGGTTGTCAGTTCACAGGGGGGGACACTTTGACACCCCCGTGCAGTTCCTGCGGCGGCTGGACCTTTCCGAGCTCCTCACTCACATCCCCAGGCATAAGCTGAACACTTTCCACGTGCGCATGGAAGATGATGCCCAAGTGGGCCAGGGGGAGGACCTGCGGAAGTTCATTCTGGCCGCGCTCAGTGCCAGCCACAGAAATGTGGTAAACTGTGCCCTGTGCCACCGGGCACTCCCGGTGTTTGAACAGTTCCCACTGGTGGATGGAACTCTGTTCCTAAGCCCGTCGAGACACGATGAGATCGAATATGATGTTCCTTGTCACCTTCAAGGTATAGGTGTTACTTCACCTTGCCTGCTTTACATTTGTTAAAACCAGACAGCAAACAAGATGGATTGCTTTATTTGGCTTAGTTTTCACcaagttgtttttttgttctaGTCAGGTGCTAGGTAACGTTTGAATATTTCACCTTTGCCCAGTGAGGTGGTGATTTTTACTCTGATGTTGCTGTACCAAGTACAATTATCCAAGTGAATAATTTTGTGTGCTTGTTCTGTGTAATTTGAAGAGAGGATTGCTGGTGTATCATTTTGCATAATGGGGAAGGAAATTAGAGGAGTTGTTGTATATTTGTCACTTAACTGTAAACCTGTTTAATGGGCCCAGCTTGCCATGTATTCTCTTTGATCCTTATAAACATAACAATGAGGAAAAGCAGGGGTCAGAAAGGGCCAAGGTATTTTTAGATTAGTTGAGTTAATTTTGAAGTTTATGAAAGATGAGACTGTCTTGAtagcagcaaaaagaaaacaggattaTTGAAAGCTCAGGCGTTAGCCCAGTGGTGGAGGTGGAAGGCGGGATGATGCGATATAAGGACTTGGTACATTTCAGCCATAAATTGAATGACAAGAGGTTGGTTAGTATAGGTGAGAAATTTGTCAGCTCATGTACAACTACTGAACTTCCATAAAGATGAGGCATGTCATATATAACATGTTTATACTTTAAATGTGTGCTAAAAAGCTTGTTGTAAAAATGATATATCCCCACCTGTCTCCTTCCCACCAACCCTGCTGTGTCAGTACCCAAACATTTCAAATCTCAGCCGATGCTTCATGTTTTTAACATCATTATTGTAGATACTGCTGTCTTCATTCTCCAGTTTTACATATTGTCTGTTTTTTGACTGGCTTTGAGGTGGATGACTGTCCATCACCCTTCTTCCTCAAGATGACATATCACAATTCTTGATTAAATCCTTAATGTTTACTATCATGAATACATATTAATATTGAACCAAGAAGTATAGGGGTTTTTCTTGTTAAATAGAACAGGATATCCTAGAAcaccttttgtttttattagggTTAATtgattattgttttcatttgcatagtttttttttttttttttttttaactttggctaGTTGTCTGACTCTCCAGCAGCTTTACAAACCAGCTTTAAGAAGatggcagtggctcacgcctgtaatcccaacactttgggaggctgaggcaggcagatcacctgaggtcaggagttcaagaccagcctggacaacatgttgaaacctcgtctgtactaaaaacacaaaaaaattttgccaggctggtggcgggcacctgcagtcccggctacttgggaggctgaggcaggagaatcactgtaaacccaggaggcagaggttgtagtgagccaagatcatgccattgcactcaagcctggtatcagagtgagactttgtcttaaacacacacacacacacactcttccacATACCTGTCagttttttttggaagaaaaatttttCCCCTGAAAATGTCTGTTGTAGAGACTGTTAACCTCTTGCTTCTACCTGTCCTGGTGCACTCAGGACCTGGTATACCACATAGCTGTCCTAGGAATGCCTTTATTTCTgtcgtatttttaaaaatctttttttcctagatctcatattttattttttcttagtttattcTCTCCGTTTTTAGGAAACATCCCC contains:
- the HECA gene encoding headcase protein homolog isoform X4; the protein is MPNPKNSKGGRKNKRANSSGDEQENGAGALAAAGAAGAAAGGALAAAAAGCGAAAAGAPGTGGAAGAGGAGTGAANAAAAAGAAAAGDARNEAPCATPLICSFGRPVDLEKDDYQKVVCNNEHCPCSTWMHLQCFYEWESSILVQFNCIGRARSWNEKQCRQNMWTKKGYDLAFRFCSCRCGQGHLKKDTDWYQVKRMQDEKKKKSGSEKNTGRPPGEAAEEAKKCRPPNKPQKGLSHDLPRRHSMDRQNSQEKAVGASAYGARSPGGSPGQSPPTGYSILSPAHFSGPRSSRYLGEFLKNAIHLEPHKKAMAGGHVFRNAHFDYSPSGLSVHRGGHFDTPVQFLRRLDLSELLTHIPRHKLNTFHVRMEDDAQVGQGEDLRKFILAALSASHRNVVNCALCHRALPVFEQFPLVDGTLFLSPSRHDEIEYDVPCHLQEMKRDFHDGHSEPCVFCAQGDSCTCMQYAWTAWRGFTRSSASSVSHGGMAAGTSWALCTPTTSWLPLHVVRPA
- the HECA gene encoding headcase protein homolog isoform X2, whose translation is MPNPKNSKGGRKNKRANSSGDEQENGAGALAAAGAAGAAAGGALAAAAAGCGAAAAGAPGTGGAAGAGGAGTGAANAAAAAGAAAAGDARNEAPCATPLICSFGRPVDLEKDDYQKVVCNNEHCPCSTWMHLQCFYEWESSILVQFNCIGRARSWNEKQCRQNMWTKKGYDLAFRFCSCRCGQGHLKKDTDWYQVKRMQDEKKKKSGSEKNTGRPPGEAAEEAKKCRPPNKPQKGLSHDLPRRHSMDRQNSQEKAVGASAYGARSPGGSPGQSPPTGYSILSPAHFSGPRSSRYLGEFLKNAIHLEPHKKAMAGGHVFRNAHFDYSPSGLSVHRGGHFDTPVQFLRRLDLSELLTHIPRHKLNTFHVRMEDDAQVGQGEDLRKFILAALSASHRNVVNCALCHRALPVFEQFPLVDGTLFLSPSRHDEIEYDVPCHLQGRLMHLYAVCVDCLEGVHKIICIKCKSRWDGSWHQLGTMYTYDILAASPCCQARLNCKHCGKPVIDVRIGMQYFSEYSNVQQCPHCGNLDYHFVKPFSSFKVLEAY
- the HECA gene encoding headcase protein homolog isoform X1, coding for MPNPKNSKGGRKNKRANSSGDEQENGAGALAAAGAAGAAAGGALAAAAAGCGAAAAGAPGTGGAAGAGGAGTGAANAAAAAGAAAAGDARNEAPCATPLICSFGRPVDLEKDDYQKVVCNNEHCPCSTWMHLQCFYEWESSILVQFNCIGRARSWNEKQCRQNMWTKKGYDLAFRFCSCRCGQGHLKKDTDWYQVKRMQDEKKKKSGSEKNTGRPPGEAAEEAKKCRPPNKPQKGLSHDLPRRHSMDRQNSQEKAVGASAYGARSPGGSPGQSPPTGYSILSPAHFSGPRSSRYLGEFLKNAIHLEPHKKAMAGGHVFRNAHFDYSPSGLSVHRGGHFDTPVQFLRRLDLSELLTHIPRHKLNTFHVRMEDDAQVGQGEDLRKFILAALSASHRNVVNCALCHRALPVFEQFPLVDGTLFLSPSRHDEIEYDVPCHLQGRLMHLYAVCVDCLEGVHKIICIKCKSRWDGSWHQLGTMYTYDILAASPCCQVCIHSVTAMPAPCDSCCVLSNTPLKGNEFISISLGRKTEQHPECSLFTMHYIFSLK
- the HECA gene encoding headcase protein homolog isoform X3 translates to MPNPKNSKGGRKNKRANSSGDEQENGAGALAAAGAAGAAAGGALAAAAAGCGAAAAGAPGTGGAAGAGGAGTGAANAAAAAGAAAAGDARNEAPCATPLICSFGRPVDLEKDDYQKVVCNNEHCPCSTWMHLQCFYEWESSILVQFNCIGRARSWNEKQCRQNMWTKKGYDLAFRFCSCRCGQGHLKKDTDWYQVKRMQDEKKKKSGSEKNTGRPPGEAAEEAKKCRPPNKPQKGLSHDLPRRHSMDRQNSQEKAVGASAYGARSPGGSPGQSPPTGYSILSPAHFSGPRSSRYLGEFLKNAIHLEPHKKAMAGGHVFRNAHFDYSPSGLSVHRGGHFDTPVQFLRRLDLSELLTHIPRHKLNTFHVRMEDDAQVGQGEDLRKFILAALSASHRNVVNCALCHRALPVFEQFPLVDGTLFLSPSRHDEIEYDVPCHLQEMKRDFHDGHSEPCVFCAQGDSCTCMQYAWTAWRGFTRSSASSVSHGGMAAGTSWALCTPTTSWLPLHVVRSAYIVSQPCLHPVIPVVFFLIHH